One window from the genome of Enterobacteriaceae bacterium Kacie_13 encodes:
- the menB gene encoding 1,4-dihydroxy-2-naphthoyl-CoA synthase, with amino-acid sequence MIYPDEKVLYAPIEWRDCTGDFEDIRYHKSTDGIAKITINRPQVRNAFRPLTVKEMIRALDDARYDEGIGVIVLTGEGDKAFCAGGDQKVRGDYGGYQDASGVHHLNVLDFQRQIRTCPKPVVAMVAGYSIGGGHVLHMMCDLTIAADNAIFGQTGPKVGSFDGGWGASYMARIVGQKKAREIWFLCRQYDAAAALDMGLVNTVVPLVDLEKETVRWCREMLENSPMALRCLKAALNADCDGQAGLQELAGNATMLFYMTDEGQEGRNAFVEKRQPDFSKFKRNP; translated from the coding sequence TGATTGCACCGGTGACTTTGAAGATATTCGCTATCACAAATCCACCGATGGCATCGCTAAAATCACCATCAATCGTCCTCAGGTACGCAACGCCTTTCGTCCGCTGACGGTGAAAGAAATGATCCGCGCGCTGGATGACGCCCGCTATGACGAAGGTATCGGCGTTATCGTGTTGACCGGTGAAGGCGATAAAGCCTTCTGTGCCGGCGGCGATCAGAAAGTACGCGGCGACTACGGCGGCTATCAGGATGCCAGCGGCGTGCATCATCTCAACGTGCTGGATTTCCAGCGACAGATCCGCACTTGTCCTAAACCTGTTGTCGCGATGGTCGCTGGCTATTCCATCGGTGGCGGTCACGTTCTGCACATGATGTGCGACCTGACTATTGCGGCAGATAACGCCATCTTTGGTCAGACCGGCCCGAAAGTCGGCTCGTTCGATGGCGGCTGGGGCGCATCTTATATGGCACGCATCGTTGGCCAGAAAAAAGCCCGCGAAATCTGGTTCCTGTGCCGTCAGTACGATGCTGCCGCTGCGCTGGATATGGGGCTGGTCAACACCGTGGTTCCGCTGGTGGATCTGGAAAAAGAAACTGTGCGCTGGTGTCGTGAGATGCTGGAAAACAGCCCGATGGCACTGCGTTGCCTGAAAGCGGCACTGAATGCTGACTGCGACGGTCAGGCCGGTTTGCAGGAGCTGGCGGGTAACGCCACGATGTTGTTCTACATGACCGACGAAGGTCAGGAAGGCCGCAACGCATTTGTTGAAAAACGCCAGCCGGACTTCAGCAAATTTAAGCGGAATCCATAA
- the menC gene encoding o-succinylbenzoate synthase translates to MRRATVYRYSLPMEAGVVLRNQRLKTRDGLLVSLWQHDKTGWGEIAPLPGFSTEDVTQALDAVQHGVSQWIKGASLAAVASAFSALPSVAFGLSCADAELRGELPDALSTRCAPLCHGDPNELYARLGALPGEKLAKVKVGLYESVGDGLNVSMLLEALPDLRLRLDANRSWTLAKSEGFARHVAPDLRSRIVFIEEPCQTREQSREFARASGIAIAWDESVREAGFTVQAEPGLAAIIIKPTLTGSLNRCRQLISQAHAAGLEAVISSSIESSLGLTQLARIAQWLTPDAVPGLDTLDLMQAQLIRRWPDSVLPVIAEQDLEVVWQSQ, encoded by the coding sequence ATGCGCCGCGCCACGGTGTACCGGTACAGCCTGCCGATGGAGGCGGGCGTGGTGTTGCGCAATCAGCGACTGAAAACCCGCGACGGGCTGCTGGTTTCACTGTGGCAGCACGATAAAACCGGCTGGGGCGAAATTGCGCCGCTGCCGGGTTTCAGCACGGAAGATGTCACTCAGGCACTGGATGCCGTGCAGCATGGTGTGAGTCAGTGGATCAAAGGCGCATCTCTGGCGGCAGTGGCTTCCGCGTTCAGCGCTTTGCCGTCGGTGGCATTCGGACTGAGCTGTGCCGATGCTGAGTTGCGCGGTGAGCTGCCTGACGCGCTGAGCACCCGCTGTGCGCCACTGTGTCACGGCGATCCGAACGAACTGTATGCACGTCTGGGGGCGTTGCCGGGTGAGAAGCTGGCGAAAGTGAAAGTCGGATTGTACGAATCGGTCGGCGACGGACTGAACGTCAGTATGCTGCTGGAAGCGCTGCCGGACCTGCGTTTGCGCCTCGACGCCAACCGCAGCTGGACGCTGGCGAAATCCGAAGGATTTGCCCGCCACGTCGCGCCAGACCTGCGTTCGCGCATCGTCTTTATCGAGGAGCCCTGCCAGACCCGCGAGCAGTCCCGTGAGTTCGCCCGTGCTAGCGGCATTGCGATTGCGTGGGACGAAAGCGTGCGTGAGGCCGGTTTTACCGTGCAGGCCGAACCGGGGCTGGCGGCGATTATCATCAAACCGACCCTGACCGGTAGCCTGAACCGCTGCCGTCAGTTGATTTCTCAGGCGCACGCCGCAGGGCTGGAGGCTGTCATCAGCTCTTCTATCGAATCCAGTCTCGGGCTGACGCAGCTGGCGCGCATCGCACAATGGCTGACACCGGATGCCGTACCGGGGCTTGATACGCTGGATCTCATGCAGGCGCAGCTGATTCGTCGCTGGCCGGATTCTGTATTACCGGTGATTGCCGAACAGGATCTGGAGGTAGTGTGGCAGAGCCAATAA